The following are from one region of the Mycolicibacterium diernhoferi genome:
- a CDS encoding DUF1707 domain-containing protein: MDVIRAGDRERERTAGTLGQALAQGYLPMDEYEDRLGRAFAAHDTAELRDLVADLPIGTLRRNDPRRRAEQIRAARLSVWIHLGAYLAGVLLMIGIWLAVGLGGGGWYFWPVWPIMGWGIGVFSHAIPIMAGVGSQNRCR; encoded by the coding sequence ATGGACGTCATCCGCGCAGGAGACCGTGAGCGCGAACGCACCGCGGGAACCCTCGGCCAGGCGCTGGCCCAGGGCTACCTACCGATGGACGAGTACGAGGACCGCCTCGGCCGCGCCTTTGCTGCACACGACACCGCCGAATTGCGCGATCTGGTCGCCGACCTGCCGATCGGCACACTGCGCCGCAACGATCCCCGCCGCCGGGCCGAGCAGATCAGGGCCGCCCGCCTGAGTGTGTGGATCCACCTCGGCGCCTACCTCGCCGGCGTCCTGCTGATGATCGGCATCTGGCTGGCCGTCGGACTCGGCGGCGGCGGATGGTACTTCTGGCCGGTATGGCCGATCATGGGCTGGGGGATCGGCGTATTTTCTCATGCCATTCCCATCATGGCTGGGGTCGGGTCGCAAAATCGGTGCAGGTAG
- a CDS encoding SRPBCC family protein, whose product MVSASREIAAAPEVIFELIADPAQQPRWDGNDNLTEAAGGQRMHAVGDVFRTLIYTGDYRENHIVEFEEGRRIAWLPSEEGKQPPGHLWRWEIEPAGPGRSKVTHTYDWTQLTEEKRLVRARATTADKLAASIERLAALSEGA is encoded by the coding sequence ATTGTGAGCGCCAGCCGCGAGATCGCCGCGGCCCCCGAGGTCATCTTCGAACTGATCGCCGATCCCGCGCAGCAGCCGCGGTGGGACGGCAACGACAACCTCACCGAGGCCGCCGGCGGGCAACGCATGCACGCCGTCGGGGATGTCTTCCGGACGCTGATCTACACCGGTGACTACCGGGAGAACCACATCGTCGAATTCGAGGAGGGGCGCCGCATCGCGTGGCTGCCCTCCGAAGAGGGCAAGCAGCCCCCGGGGCATCTGTGGCGGTGGGAGATCGAACCCGCTGGACCCGGCAGGTCCAAGGTGACCCACACCTACGACTGGACGCAGCTGACCGAGGAGAAGCGGCTGGTGCGCGCGAGGGCGACCACCGCGGACAAGCTGGCGGCCTCGATCGAGCGGTTAGCGGCCCTCAGCGAAGGCGCGTAG